Proteins encoded by one window of Yamadazyma tenuis chromosome 2, complete sequence:
- a CDS encoding uncharacterized protein (EggNog:ENOG503NY54; COG:S), giving the protein MVAEPVQATLDTLGYFYGRASDFLSSQAEALQQIDFKQYDLRSDSTRNQFTRKSSLLDVIYKHKGKIGLLTVGIGIGAFYYYNQFQPAHKLGLKPAYNMPPKPKRRVPKLANGARQDVVLVVGSPTEPLTRLIALDFERRGFIVYLTILDEKDLKYIESNPITNDINYLNLTNSYSFESQLNKFNHLLQVPVVPFAGAEAHNLKLRAVVFTPNLYYPIGPIENITVASWTKITDRLSVYLKLFSSGLIQLIRLQESKTILITPSITSALNLPYHSPESLLQNALQGLFTTLSREIRQHNLQVTQVRLGNISVSSNSNTSLKTSSIINAEIKSWNEDIKLLYSRSFTKSQFRSSPIKSSGKGTNLRDLYHVLFDLIYPKKTNPQVVYCGTGSQIYDWISSLLPVSFVSWILT; this is encoded by the coding sequence ATGGTAGCTGAGCCTGTTCAAGCTACTCTTGATACTCTCGGATACTTTTACGGAAGGGCATCCGATTTTTTGTCGAGCCAGGCTGAAGCTCTTCAGCAAATCGATTTCAAGCAGTATGATTTACGATCTGATAGCACTCGCAATCAGTTTACAAGAAAGAGCAGTTTATTGGACGTGATATATAAACACAAGGGGAAAATCGGCTTGTTGACTGTGGGAATTGGCATAGGTGCTTTCTATTACTATaaccaattccaacctGCCCATAAATTGGGGCTCAAACCTGCTTATAATATGCCTCCCAAACCCAAGAGAAGAGTGCCTAAACTCGCAAACGGGGCTAGGCAAGATGTGGTATTAGTGGTAGGGTCTCCGACCGAACCACTTACCAGGCTCATTGCGTTagactttgaaagacgTGGGTTTATTGTGTATTTGACgattcttgatgaaaaagacttgaagtacaTCGAATCAAATCCAATTACCAACGACATaaactacttgaacttgaccaattcttACAGCTTTGAAAGtcagttgaacaagtttaACCATTTGCTCCAAGTGCCGGTCGTGCCCTTTGCTGGAGCTGAAGCACacaatttgaagttgagagCAGTGGTGTTCACCCCCAATTTATATTATCCCATTGGACCCATCGAAAATATCACGGTGGCATCGTGGACGAAGATAACTGACCGGTTATCGGTTTACCTCAAGCTCTTTTCCTCAGGACTAATCCAGTTGATCAGATTACAGGAAAGTAAGACGATTCTTATTACTCCCAGCATTACTAGTGCGTTGAATCTTCCATACCACTCACCTGAGAGCCTTTTGCAAAATGCTCTCCAGGGACTTTTCACCACCTTATCAAGGGAAATCCGTCAGCACAATCTCCAGGTAACTCAAGTCAGGTTGGGGAACATCAGCGTTCTGTCCAACAGCAACACATCTTTAAAGACATCCAGCATAATTAACGCCGAAATCAAGAGCTGGAATGAAGACATAAAGCTATTGTATAGTCGCAGCTTCACCAAGTCTCAATTTAGGTCCAGTCCTATAAAGTCCTCTGGAAAAGGTACGAATTTAAGGGATTTGTACCATGTTCTTTTTGACTTGATTTACCCCAAGAAGACTAACCCACAAGTGGTTTACTGTGGAACTGGATCCCAGATATATGACTGGATTTCCAGCCTACTTCCAGTGTCGTTTGTTCTGTGGATCTTGACTTAA
- a CDS encoding uncharacterized protein (EggNog:ENOG503NZIA; COG:S; BUSCO:EOG092640ET), translated as MNPQLIRFTRSVLSLVYLILIILSIPLAFDVGGIDCGLTFSFTICVLYFVLATARSLTRKNKYLRWVSVFYYFQYIAIPSILTLFLSYYSGKTKPRKFYVVELWTIFIVNSTPIFTILEGFCSLLSIQAIGQTVSWLTAYKSDSWLIVSLIASGSTITGGLYFLYRIYVLPITIDLVGSSLLGSLLTLTFGLGLFGIVSGKGSIIESSLLFAYIVRCIYETFPQLRDNANQAITDIFTNTRLLVEIPMLSPHLSNTISTILPFLAANVPASFRTMYEFLNVSITKLPIPVLFNFSYRITLSHNLNIKARNMRQQFSSDKPPSTIVRLIYSYSPCIIIPVYTHLLMSYHGELATHLKFWDVFGSGGSSIVQLPIHPVKFWNWVNMGTTLLLYLLELMGSNNHIDGNNALTNHWKVD; from the exons ATGAATCCCCAGTTGATACGGTTCACTCGACTGGTCTTGTCGCTAGTGTATCTAATACTCATCATCTTATCTATACCGTTGGCGTTTGACGTGGGCGGCATAGACTGTGGTCTTACGTTTTCCTTCACCATCTGCGTGCTATACTTTGTGTTGGCCACCGCCAGGCTGTTGACCCGCAAGAACAAGTATCTTCGGTGGGTGTCGGTGTTTTACTATTTCCAGTACATCGCCATACCTTCAATATTGACCCTATTTTTATCATACTATAGTGGGAAAACAAAGCCTCGAAAGTTCTACGTGGTGGAACTATGGACCATATTTATCGTCAACTCCACCCCGATTTTCACCATCTTGGAAGGGTTCTGTTCGCTTTTGTCAATTCAAGCCATAGGCCAAACTGTCAGTTGGTTAACCGCGTATAAGTCTGACAGTTGGTTAATTGTGTCATTGATAGCTAGTGGCTCTACCATCACCGGTGGGTTGTACTTTTTGTACAGAATCTACGTGCTCCCCATCACCATCGATTTGGTGGGATCGTCTTTACTTGGGTCTTTGCTCACTTTGACATTTGGACTTGGATTATTTGGAATAGTTTCTGGAAAAGGCTCCATCATCGAGTCATCCTTATTATTTGCCTACATTGTCAGGTGCATTTACGAAACGTTTCCTCAGTTGAGAGATAACGCCAATCAGGCCATAACCGATATATTCACTAACACGCGCTTGCTAGTGGAAATCCCAATGTTATCTCCACACCTTTCCAATACGATCCTGACGATTCTTCCGTTTTTGGCGGCAAACGTACCGGCTTCTTTCAGAACCATGTAtgagttcttgaatgtCTCGATTACAAAGCTCCCAATACCTGTGCTATTCAACTTTTCGTACAGAATAACTCT TTCTCATAACCTCAATATCAAAGCCAGAAATATGAGACAACAATTCTCGTCTGATAAACCACCTTCCACGATTGTAAGATTAATCTATTCATACTCCCCATGTATTATTATTCCGGTTTATACCCATTTATTGATGCTGTATCATGGTGAATTAGCTACGcacttgaagttttgggATGTGTTTGGCTCCGGCGGTAGTAGCATAGTCCAGCTACCAATCCATCCAGTTAAATTCTGGAACTGGGTTAATATGGGTACTACCTTACTCCTCTATTTATTGGAGCTAATGGGAAGTAACAACCATATTGACGGAAACAACGCATTAACTAACCATTGGAAAGTCGATTag
- the UTP25 gene encoding rRNA-binding ribosome biosynthesis protein utp25 (EggNog:ENOG503NWH6; COG:A; BUSCO:EOG09261XZ6), translating into MVAIKRHGDGKQGRQQLRKVMRTSRRPEVSDEPVNSVDNGYETPDTEDISSDVQTDEQVPDKAKAYDALLTLISADHQVAPAISKKNNKSLQTSEDVESETDEIVGFNVEKEEDDDNEEEPQEDEDEDETDPFQVHFNNITDEYVEEQERHVDEKWPFKSKNSLDSYTYMFQVPQGTPIPTTETTKPIEDLPIKKRVLSSFEKSGSQDVSKLDLVLLNAMSQYKDINMPYFSHKNQTYKKMYAIHALNHIYKTRDSILKNNARLHNYQENLKSGKTPEEVEYRDQGFTRPKVLILLPTREACYEIVSLLIKYSGTEQQENKKRFTGQFHVDAVPPPTKPDDFKHYFKGNTNDFFTIGIKFTRKSLKLYSSFYSSDIILASPIGLSMILEHEDKRKREQDFLSSIEVVIVDNANQLEMQNWSHINTVFKYLNSVPKKFHDADFSRIRMWSINDKANFFTQKLVFSEYQTPNINNIVNKSTNMAGRVKFKKVITSDNCIMNAVGLKVKQVFQRFDCENPTEDPDGRFKFFTNSVFGSVSNSTSYDDGLLIVIPSYFDFIHVKDYMQNHSKVTFAAIDEYTSQSKLTKARQQFISGDVKILLYSERLHHFRRFEIAGVKNILLYGVPTNPLFYKEYLKFIGKSVFNGLVDLNLSFVKTIYSKWDAVALERIVGNQRAPILCNSINETYEFK; encoded by the coding sequence ATGGTCGCTATTAAACGTCATGGTGACGGCAAACAGGGCCGTCAACAGCTTCGAAAGGTTATGCGTACGAGCCGACGTCCAGAGGTTCTGGATGAGCCTGTAAACAGTGTTGATAACGGATATGAGACTCCTGATACCGAGGATATCTCCAGCGATGTACAAACCGATGAGCAGGTGCCTGATAAAGCAAAAGCGTACGACGCATTGTTGACGTTGATTAGTGCCGACCACCAAGTTGCACCCGCAatatccaagaagaataaCAAGTCTTTGCAAACCAGCGAAGACGTTGAATCAGAAACCGATGAGATTGTGGGATTCaatgttgaaaaagaagaagatgacgataatgaagaagagccacaggaagatgaagatgaagacgaaaCCGACCCTTTTCAAGTGcatttcaacaacatcaccgACGAGTACGTTGAAGAGCAGGAACGGCATGTGGATGAAAAGTGGCcattcaagtccaaaaatTCGTTAGATTCTTACACCTATATGTTCCAAGTTCCCCAAGGAACACCAATACCAACGACCGAAACTACAAAACCGATTGAAGATCTTCCCATAAAGAAGAGAGTATTGAGTTCATTTGAGAAGTCAGGATCCCAGGAcgtttccaagttggatttggtgcTCTTGAATGCCATGTCTCAGTACAAAGATATCAACATGCCATACTTCAGCCACAAAAACCAAACGTACAAGAAGATGTACGCCATACATGCGTTGAATCATATTTACAAGACCAGAGAtctgattttgaaaaacaatGCCAGACTTCACAACTATCAAGAAAACCTCAAACTGGGTAAAACCCCAGAAGAAGTAGAATACCGAGATCAGGGATTCACCAGAcccaaggtgttgatatTGCTTCCCACCAGAGAAGCATGCTATGAGATAGTCAGTTTGTTGATAAAGTATTCGGGTACCGAACAgcaagaaaacaaaaaacGGTTCACTGGCCAGTTTCATGTCGATGCggttccaccaccaaccaaacCAGACGACTTCAAGCACTATTTCAAGGGCAACACAAacgatttcttcaccaTAGGTATCAAGTTTACCAGAAAATCCTTGAAGTTATACTCATCGTTCTACTCTTCCGATATCATTCTTGCGTCCCCAATTGGCTTGTCGATGATATTGGAGCATGAAGATAAAAGGAAACGGGAACAAGACTTTTTGTCATCCATCGAAGTGGTGATTGTCGATAACGCAAACCAGTTGGAAATGCAGAACTGGAGCCATATAAACACCgtgttcaagtacttgaacagtgttccaaagaagtttcACGATGCAGACTTCTCACGAATCAGAATGTGGTCCATCAACGATAAAGCCAATTTCTTTACCCAAAAACTCGTCTTCAGTGAGTACCAGACCCCCAACATCAATAACATTGTCAATAAAAGCACCAACATGGCCGGTAGagtcaagttcaagaaagtCATTACTTCCGATAACTGTATCATGAACGCAGTTGGGTTAAAAGTTAAACAAGTGTTCCAGCGGTTTGACTGTGAAAATCCCACGGAAGACCCTGACGGTcggttcaagttcttcaccaactcgGTGTTTGGATCTGTTTCAAACTCCACCAGTTATGACGATGGGCTTTTGATTGTCATACCCTCATACTTTGACTTTATTCACGTGAAAGACTACATGCAAAACCACTCAAAAGTGacttttgcagccattgaTGAGTATACGTCGCAGTCCAAGTTGACAAAGGCCAGGCAGCAGTTTATTTCTGGAGATGTCAAAATCTTGCTCTACAGCGAAAGACTTCATCATTTCCGGAGATTCGAGATTGCTGGAGTTAAGAACATCCTTTTGTACGGAGTTCCCACCAACCCGCTTTTCTACAAagagtacttgaagttcattggCAAGTCTGTGTTCAACGGGCTTGTGGACTTGAATCTCTCGTTTGTGAAAACCATCTACTCCAAATGGGATGCAGTGGCTTTGGAGAGGATTGTGGGAAACCAGAGAGCACCTATTTTGTGCAACTCGATAAACGAGACCTACGAGTTCAAATGA
- the KSH1 gene encoding Essential protein suggested to function early in the secretory pathway (EggNog:ENOG503P75A; COG:S), with the protein MSALFNFQSLLQVILLLICTCTYVHATWPSILDRNKTGVFGVFWKFARVGERLSPYVSLGLVVMAVKQVWT; encoded by the exons ATG TCTGCgttgttcaacttccaGTCTCTCTTGCAGGTGATTCTCCTTTTAATATGTACGTGTACTTACGTCCACGCCACTTGGCCCAGTATCTTAGATAGAAACAAAACAGGAGTGTTTGGGGTGTTTTGGAAGTTTGCCCGAGTCGGTGAACGGTTGAGCCCGTACGTCAGTCTcgggttggtggtgatggccGTGAAACAGGTCTGGACATGA
- the SIW14 gene encoding tyrosine-protein phosphatase siw14 (COG:V; EggNog:ENOG503P23A) encodes MGDFSEDPFQMDDDFSASLHIASSYSDPIDNFTAATDQAQIRSRLAVLDLEQFPEDADDAFDEGEHKKATEMAQASLVNQPNHPLTPPENFAPVVNNIYRSSFPQTTNFSFLERLKLKSILCLIPEDYPDTHHQFLKNQDIKLFQLGLSGNKEPFVVISHELITEALKIVLDPANQPILIHCNRGKHRTGCVVGILRRLQQWSLTIIFDEYRRFAAPKERPMDQQFIELYNQTEIVSFCQERNYLPLSWD; translated from the coding sequence ATGGGCGACTTCTCTGAAGATCCGTTCCAAATGGACGATGACTTCTCGGCCTCGTTGCACATTGCTTCAAGCTATTCCGACCCCATAGACAACTTTACCGCCGCCACCGACCAGGCACAGATACGATCACGTCTTGCGGTGCTCGACTTGGAACAGTTCCCAGAAGATGCCGACGATGCGTTTGACGAAGGGGAACACAAAAAGGCCACGGAGATGGCGCAGGCGTCACTCGTGAACCAGCCTAACCATCCGCTCACGCCGCCGGAGAATTTTGCCCCGGTTGTGAACAACATTTACCGGTCGTCGTTTCCACAGACCACCAATTTCCTGTTTCTTGAACGGCTCAAATTGAAGTCCATCTTGTGTTTGATCCCTGAAGATTATCCAGACACTCATCATcagttcttgaaaaaccagGACATTAagctttttcaactcgGACTTTCTGGAAATAAAGAACCATTTGTGGTGATATCACACGAGTTGATTACCGAAGCCCTCAAAATTGTGTTGGATCCCGCCAACCAGCCCATTCTCATACACTGCAACAGAGGCAAACACAGAACCGGGTGCGTGGTGGGGATTTTACGGCGGCTCCAGCAGTGGTCGTTAACGATTATATTTGATGAGTACAGACGGTTTGCGGCTCCTAAAGAAAGGCCCATGGACCAGCAATTTATTGAACTATACAACCAGACGGAGATCGTGCTGTTTTGCCAGGAACGCAACTATCTCCCACTTTCCTGGGACTAG
- a CDS encoding uncharacterized protein (EggNog:ENOG503P7R8; COG:S), whose translation MSAELIDTASTSPVPPFIFSTLLLSRGLTATRPIDKIASGSSGASARLASTLALAKPTRVSCFLFGFTNLLGSYMIYDNELENGAGFTFAWSTLYLLVNGGASIKSAIRGRVVPLGLSVLALGNVGLYGRQYFWPSRKLIA comes from the coding sequence ATGTCTGCTGAGCTTATCGACACCGCTTCCACATCTCCAGTGCCTCCTTTCATATTCTCCACCCTCCTTCTTTCTCGTGGCCTCACCGCTACACGTCCAATTGACAAGATTGCCAGTGGAAGCTCCGGGGCGTCCGCCAGATTGGCTCTGACTTTGGCCCTCGCCAAACCCACCCGAGTTTCGTGCTTTTTGTTTGGCTTCACCAATCTCCTTGGCAGTTATATGATTTATGacaacgagttggaaaacgGCGCCGGCTTCACCTTCGCGTGGTCCACCTTGTACCTTCTTGTCAACGGTGGGGCCAGCATCAAAAGTGCCATCCGTGGGAGAGTCGTACCGTTGGGATTGAGTGTATTGGCATTGGGAAACGTTGGGTTATACGGAAGACAGTACTTTTGGCCTTCTCGTAAACTCATCGCCTAG
- the HHT1_1 gene encoding histone H3.1 (EggNog:ENOG503P1RT; COG:B), whose amino-acid sequence MARTKQTARKSTGGKAPRKQLASKAARKSAPSTGGVKKPHRYKPGTVALREIRRFQKSTELLIRKLPFQRLVREIAQDFKSDLRFQSSAIGALQESVEAYLVSLFEDTNLCAIHAKRVTIQKKDIQLARRLRGERA is encoded by the coding sequence ATGGCTAGAACTAAGCAAACCGCAAGAAAGTCTACTGGTGGTAAGGCCCCAAGAAAGCAATTAGCTTCTAAGGCTGCCAGAAAATCCGCTCCATCTACCGGAGGTGTCAAGAAGCCTCACAGATATAAGCCAGGTACCGTTGCTTTGAGAGAAATCAGAAGATTCCAGAAGTCTACTGAACTTTTGATCAGAAAGTTGCCATTCCAAAGATTGGTGAGAGAAATTGCTCAGGATTTCAAGTCCGACTTGAGATTCCAGTCTTCTGCCATTGGTGCTTTGCAGGAATCTGTTGAAGCTTACTTGGTTTCCTTGTTTGAAGACACCAACTTGTGTGCCATTCACGCTAAGAGAGTCACCATTCAAAAGAAGGACATCCAATTGGCCAGAAGATTGAGAGGTGAAAGAGCTTAA
- the HHF1_1 gene encoding Histone H4 (COG:B; EggNog:ENOG503P3ZX), with translation MSGRGKGGKGLGKGGAKRHRKILRDNIQGITKPAIRRLARRGGVKRISALIYEEVRAVLKSFLENVIRDAVTYTEHAKRKTVTSLDVVYALKRQGRTLYGFGG, from the coding sequence ATGTCCGGAAGAGGAAAAGGCGGAAAAGGTTTAGGAAAAGGCGGTGCCAAAAGACACAGAAAGATCTTGAGAGATAACATCCAAGGTATCACCAAGCCAGCTATTAGAAGGTTGGCGAGAAGAGGTGGTGTTAAGCGTATTTCAGCTTTGATCTACGAAGAAGTTAGAGCTGTTTTGAAGTCTTTCTTAGAGAACGTCATCAGAGATGCTGTTACTTACACTGAACACGCCAAGAGAAAGACTGTCACTTCTTTAGACGTTGTTTACGCCTTGAAGAGACAAGGTAGAACCTTGTACGGTTTCGGAGGTTAA